A DNA window from Methylobacterium sp. NMS14P contains the following coding sequences:
- a CDS encoding NADH-quinone oxidoreductase subunit J — protein MTAAAAFFYLFASITVASGFMVIASRNPVASVLFLILAFVNAAGLFVLMGAEFLAMILVVVYVGAVAVLFLFVVMMLDVDFAELRQGFQQYLPIGALIGAIFLVEILLVVGSWSIDPGLVQAPLGNVASAENLTNAQALGRVIYTDYAYFFQLAGLILLVAMIGAIVLTLRDRPGVKRQDIAVQNARTQAMAVETRKVPSRQGVEV, from the coding sequence ATGACCGCAGCAGCCGCCTTCTTCTATCTGTTCGCGAGCATCACGGTCGCGTCGGGCTTCATGGTGATCGCCTCGCGCAATCCCGTCGCCTCGGTGCTGTTCCTGATCCTCGCCTTCGTGAACGCCGCCGGACTGTTCGTCCTGATGGGCGCCGAGTTCCTCGCGATGATCCTCGTGGTCGTCTACGTGGGCGCGGTCGCGGTGCTGTTCCTGTTCGTGGTGATGATGCTCGACGTCGATTTCGCCGAGCTGCGCCAGGGCTTTCAGCAGTATCTCCCGATCGGCGCCCTGATCGGCGCGATCTTCCTGGTCGAGATCCTGCTGGTCGTCGGCTCGTGGAGCATCGATCCCGGCCTCGTCCAGGCCCCGCTCGGCAACGTCGCCTCGGCCGAGAACCTGACCAACGCCCAGGCGCTCGGCCGTGTGATCTACACGGACTACGCCTACTTCTTCCAGCTCGCCGGCCTGATCCTGCTGGTCGCCATGATCGGCGCCATCGTGCTGACGCTGCGCGACCGGCCGGGCGTCAAGCGCCAGGACATCGCGGTCCAGAACGCCCGGACCCAGGCCATGGCGGTGGAGACCCGCAAGGTCCCGTCGCGCCAGGGTGTCGAGGTCTGA
- the nuoH gene encoding NADH-quinone oxidoreductase subunit NuoH has translation MTSLEILGTVLLIVLKSFVLLSALLVFIAYALLADRKIWAAVQLRRGPNVVGPFGLFQSFADLIKFVIKEPVIPAGANKAIYLLAPLVFAMLALSSWAVIPLADGWAIADINVGITYIFAISSLGVYGVIMGGWASNSKYAFLGALRSAAQMISYEVSLGFVIICVLLCAGSLNLSRIVMAQDTSLGLFGWYWLWLFPMFVVFFVSALAETNRPPFDLPEAESELVAGYMVEYSSTPYLLFMLGEYVAIMSMCALGTILFMGGWLSPIPFAPFTWVPGVIWFTLKASFLFFLFAMVKSIVPRYRYDQLMRLGWKVFLPISLISVVVVAFVLKLTGLAPGA, from the coding sequence ATGACGTCGCTCGAAATCCTCGGGACCGTGCTCCTGATCGTGCTGAAGAGCTTCGTGCTGCTCTCGGCACTGCTCGTCTTCATCGCCTACGCGCTGCTCGCCGACCGCAAGATCTGGGCGGCGGTGCAGCTCCGGCGCGGCCCGAACGTGGTCGGGCCGTTCGGCCTGTTCCAGTCCTTCGCCGACCTGATCAAGTTCGTGATCAAGGAGCCGGTGATCCCGGCGGGCGCCAATAAGGCGATCTACCTGCTGGCGCCGCTGGTCTTCGCGATGCTCGCCCTGTCGAGCTGGGCGGTGATCCCGCTCGCGGACGGCTGGGCGATCGCCGACATCAACGTCGGCATCACCTACATCTTCGCGATCTCGTCGCTCGGCGTGTACGGCGTCATCATGGGCGGCTGGGCGTCGAACTCGAAATACGCCTTCCTCGGCGCCCTGCGCTCGGCGGCCCAGATGATCTCGTACGAGGTCTCGCTCGGCTTCGTGATCATCTGCGTGCTGCTCTGCGCCGGCTCGCTCAACCTCTCGCGCATCGTGATGGCGCAGGACACCAGCCTCGGCCTGTTCGGCTGGTACTGGCTGTGGCTGTTCCCGATGTTCGTGGTGTTCTTCGTCTCGGCGCTGGCCGAGACCAACCGCCCGCCCTTCGACCTTCCGGAGGCGGAGTCGGAGCTCGTGGCCGGCTACATGGTCGAGTACTCCTCGACGCCGTACCTGCTGTTCATGCTCGGCGAGTACGTCGCCATCATGAGCATGTGCGCGCTCGGGACCATCCTGTTCATGGGCGGCTGGCTCTCGCCGATCCCGTTCGCGCCCTTCACCTGGGTGCCGGGCGTGATCTGGTTCACCCTGAAGGCGAGCTTCCTGTTCTTCCTGTTCGCGATGGTGAAGTCCATCGTGCCCCGCTACCGCTACGATCAGCTCATGCGCCTCGGCTGGAAGGTCTTCCTGCCGATCTCCCTGATCTCGGTCGTCGTCGTCGCCTTCGTGCTCAAGCTGACCGGCCTCGCGCCGGGCGCCTGA
- the nuoI gene encoding NADH-quinone oxidoreductase subunit NuoI, with protein sequence MKLDQVAKSLLLKEFVSGMILGMRYFFKPKATINYPFEMGHRGPRFRGEHALRRYPNGEERCIACKLCEAICPAQAITIEAGPRRNDGTRRTTRYDIDMVKCIYCGMCQEACPVDAIVEGPNFEFSVETREELLYDKQKLLLNGDRWEREIARNIAMDAPYR encoded by the coding sequence ATGAAGCTCGATCAGGTCGCCAAGAGCCTTCTCCTGAAGGAGTTCGTGTCCGGGATGATCCTCGGCATGCGCTACTTCTTCAAGCCGAAGGCCACGATCAACTACCCCTTCGAGATGGGCCATCGCGGTCCGCGCTTCCGGGGCGAGCACGCGCTGCGCCGCTACCCGAACGGCGAGGAGCGCTGCATCGCCTGCAAGCTCTGCGAGGCGATCTGCCCGGCCCAGGCGATCACCATCGAGGCGGGCCCCCGCCGCAACGACGGCACCCGCCGCACGACGCGCTACGACATCGACATGGTGAAGTGCATCTACTGCGGCATGTGCCAGGAGGCCTGCCCAGTGGACGCCATCGTCGAGGGACCGAATTTCGAGTTCTCGGTGGAGACCCGCGAGGAGCTTCTCTACGACAAGCAGAAGCTCCTGCTGAACGGTGACCGCTGGGAGCGCGAGATCGCCCGCAACATCGCGATGGACGCGCCGTATCGCTGA
- the nuoN gene encoding NADH-quinone oxidoreductase subunit NuoN, which translates to MTTVHSVLPSLAPLLPELILGIGVMVLILYGAWRGDRSAEIVSIGALVLLLVALSVVISQPVHGRVTTLSGAFVSDSFAKVMKSLVLLGSSATILLAHDFFKRERIDRFEFPVLIVLCTIGMMVMVSANDLIALYLGLELQSLAAYVIAAFHRDDVKSTEAGLKYFVLGALSSGMLLYGASLVYGFTGTVSFPGIVSALNENAGFGIVLGIVFLAAGVCFKLAAVPFHMWTPDVYEGSPTPVTAFFASAPKMAAVAMTVRVFIGAMPDVTAIWQQIFIFVSIASMALGSFAAIGQTSIKRLMAYSSIANIGYALIGLACGSEEGISGLVTYMIIYLAMTLGTFAIILSLRRRDVMFEKIEDLSGLSRTHPWLAFCLAAMMFSLAGIPPLAGFFAKFYVFAAAIKAGLVTLAVIGVVTSVVGAYYYLRVVRIMYFDEPKEPYEAMAPGLRVVLALSSVVVVLFFLLPGPLVGAAGRAAKSLF; encoded by the coding sequence ATGACCACCGTCCACTCCGTCCTGCCCTCGCTGGCGCCGCTCCTGCCCGAGCTGATCCTCGGCATCGGCGTCATGGTCCTGATCCTCTACGGCGCGTGGCGCGGCGACCGCTCCGCCGAGATCGTGAGCATCGGCGCCCTGGTCCTGCTCCTCGTCGCCCTGTCGGTGGTCATCTCCCAGCCGGTCCACGGCCGGGTCACGACCCTGTCGGGCGCGTTCGTCTCCGACTCCTTCGCCAAGGTGATGAAGTCGCTGGTGCTGCTCGGATCCTCGGCGACGATCCTGCTGGCGCACGACTTCTTCAAGCGCGAGCGCATCGACCGGTTCGAGTTCCCGGTGCTGATCGTGCTCTGCACCATCGGCATGATGGTCATGGTCTCGGCCAACGACCTGATCGCGCTCTACCTGGGCCTGGAGCTGCAGTCGCTCGCCGCCTACGTGATCGCGGCCTTCCACCGCGACGACGTGAAGTCCACCGAGGCCGGCCTCAAGTACTTCGTGCTCGGCGCGCTCTCCTCCGGCATGCTGCTGTACGGCGCCTCGCTGGTCTACGGCTTCACCGGCACGGTCTCGTTCCCCGGCATCGTCTCGGCGCTCAACGAGAATGCCGGCTTCGGCATCGTGCTCGGCATCGTGTTCCTGGCGGCCGGCGTGTGCTTCAAGCTGGCGGCCGTGCCGTTCCACATGTGGACGCCCGACGTCTACGAGGGCTCGCCGACCCCGGTGACGGCCTTCTTCGCCTCGGCGCCCAAGATGGCCGCCGTGGCGATGACCGTGCGGGTGTTCATCGGCGCGATGCCGGACGTGACGGCGATCTGGCAGCAGATCTTCATCTTCGTCTCGATCGCGTCGATGGCGCTCGGATCCTTCGCGGCGATCGGCCAGACCTCGATCAAGCGCCTGATGGCCTACTCGTCGATCGCCAACATCGGCTACGCGCTGATCGGCCTGGCCTGCGGCTCGGAGGAGGGGATCAGCGGGCTCGTCACCTACATGATCATCTACCTCGCGATGACGCTCGGCACCTTCGCGATCATCCTGTCGCTCCGGCGCCGGGACGTGATGTTCGAGAAGATCGAGGACCTGTCGGGCCTGTCGCGGACCCATCCGTGGCTCGCCTTCTGCCTCGCCGCGATGATGTTCTCGCTGGCCGGCATCCCGCCGCTCGCCGGGTTCTTCGCGAAGTTCTACGTCTTCGCCGCCGCCATCAAGGCGGGCCTCGTGACGCTCGCGGTGATCGGCGTGGTGACCAGCGTGGTCGGCGCCTACTACTACCTGCGCGTCGTGCGGATCATGTACTTCGACGAGCCGAAGGAGCCGTACGAGGCGATGGCCCCGGGCCTGCGCGTCGTGCTCGCCCTGTCGAGCGTCGTGGTCGTGCTGTTCTTCCTGCTGCCCGGGCCGCTGGTCGGCGCCGCCGGACGGGCCGCGAAGTCGCTGTTCTAG
- the nuoG gene encoding NADH-quinone oxidoreductase subunit NuoG, with protein MTKILVDGTEVDVPADYTLLQACEAAGAEIPRFCFHERLSIAGNCRMCLVELKGAPKPVASCAYAVKDCRPGPNGEPPEVLTRSQGTKKAREGVMEFLLINHPLDCPICDQGGHCDLQDQAMAYGVDSTRYTENKRAVEEKHIGPLVRTAMNRCIHCTRCVRFLAEVAGVPDLGAIGRGEDMEITSYLEQSMASELQGNVADLCPVGALVHRPQSYNVRPWELNKTESVDVMDAVGSSIRIDTRGREVMQIEPRISEEINEEWISDKTRYHIDGLRMQRLDRPYLRENGRLRPASWGEAFQAIAAKVKGADPKRVGAVVGDLAGVEEIFALRELIRTLGSPNLDCRQTDAGLDPALGRASYIFNPTIPGIEAADAILIVGANPRTEASLLNVRIRKRWRMAPLAVGVIGEPVDLTYPSHYIGAGPDSLAALARGEHSFLEVLKEAKAPLVIVGASAEPGILAAAATLAKEIGAVSAEWNGFGVLHTAAARVGALDLGFVPGEGGLTFAQMLEPGALDVVFNLGADERDVAPGAFVVYQGSHGDRGASRADVILPGAAYSEKSATWVNTEGRVQMGNRAAFPPGDAREDWAILRALSDVLGKRLPFDSLTALRRALYTAHPHLAAVGAVEPGNVTEAVDRLAGIGGAATGPAFASPVTDFYLTNPIARASRILAECSRLARERAAEARPLAAAE; from the coding sequence ATGACCAAGATCCTCGTCGACGGCACCGAGGTCGACGTCCCCGCCGATTACACGCTGCTCCAGGCCTGCGAGGCCGCGGGGGCCGAGATCCCGCGCTTCTGCTTCCACGAGCGCCTGTCGATCGCCGGCAATTGCCGCATGTGCCTCGTCGAGTTGAAGGGCGCGCCGAAGCCGGTGGCCTCCTGCGCCTACGCGGTGAAGGATTGCCGCCCCGGCCCGAACGGCGAGCCGCCGGAGGTACTGACGCGCTCGCAGGGCACGAAGAAGGCCCGCGAGGGGGTGATGGAGTTCCTCCTCATCAACCACCCGCTCGACTGCCCGATCTGCGACCAGGGCGGCCACTGCGACCTGCAGGACCAGGCCATGGCCTACGGGGTCGATTCGACCCGCTACACGGAGAACAAGCGCGCGGTCGAGGAGAAGCATATCGGCCCGCTGGTGCGGACCGCGATGAACCGCTGCATCCACTGCACCCGCTGCGTGCGCTTCCTCGCCGAGGTGGCGGGCGTGCCGGACCTCGGCGCCATCGGGCGCGGCGAGGACATGGAGATCACCAGCTACCTCGAGCAGTCGATGGCCTCGGAGCTCCAGGGCAACGTCGCCGACCTCTGCCCGGTGGGCGCCCTCGTGCACCGTCCGCAGAGCTACAACGTCCGGCCGTGGGAGTTGAACAAGACCGAGTCGGTCGACGTGATGGACGCGGTCGGCTCCTCGATCCGCATCGACACTCGCGGCCGCGAGGTCATGCAGATCGAGCCGCGGATCAGCGAGGAGATCAACGAGGAGTGGATCTCCGACAAGACCCGCTACCACATCGACGGGCTGCGGATGCAGCGCCTCGACCGTCCGTACCTGCGCGAGAACGGCCGGCTCCGGCCCGCCTCGTGGGGTGAGGCCTTCCAGGCCATCGCCGCGAAGGTGAAGGGCGCGGATCCGAAGCGCGTCGGCGCCGTGGTCGGCGACCTCGCGGGCGTCGAGGAGATCTTCGCACTGCGCGAGCTGATCAGAACCCTCGGCTCGCCGAACCTCGACTGCCGCCAGACCGATGCCGGCCTCGACCCGGCGCTCGGCCGCGCATCGTACATCTTCAACCCGACCATCCCGGGCATCGAGGCGGCGGACGCGATCCTGATCGTCGGCGCCAACCCGCGCACGGAGGCCTCGCTGCTGAACGTCCGCATCCGCAAGCGCTGGCGCATGGCGCCGCTGGCGGTGGGCGTGATCGGAGAGCCGGTCGACCTGACCTATCCGAGCCACTACATCGGCGCCGGCCCCGATTCGCTGGCCGCACTCGCCCGCGGCGAGCACAGCTTCCTTGAGGTGCTGAAGGAGGCGAAGGCGCCGCTCGTGATCGTCGGCGCGAGTGCCGAGCCGGGCATCCTGGCCGCGGCGGCCACGCTCGCCAAGGAGATCGGCGCGGTCTCGGCCGAGTGGAACGGCTTCGGCGTGCTGCACACGGCCGCCGCACGCGTCGGCGCGCTCGATCTCGGCTTCGTGCCGGGGGAGGGCGGCCTGACCTTCGCGCAGATGCTGGAGCCGGGCGCGCTCGACGTCGTGTTCAACCTCGGCGCCGACGAGCGCGACGTCGCCCCGGGCGCCTTCGTGGTCTACCAGGGCAGCCACGGCGACCGCGGGGCTTCCCGCGCCGACGTGATCCTGCCGGGCGCCGCCTACAGCGAGAAGTCGGCGACCTGGGTGAACACGGAGGGCCGGGTCCAGATGGGCAACCGCGCCGCCTTCCCGCCGGGCGACGCCCGCGAGGACTGGGCGATCCTGCGCGCCCTCTCGGACGTGCTGGGCAAGCGCCTGCCGTTCGATTCGCTCACCGCGCTCCGCCGGGCGCTCTACACCGCCCACCCGCATCTCGCGGCGGTCGGCGCCGTCGAGCCGGGCAACGTGACCGAGGCGGTCGACCGGCTCGCCGGCATCGGCGGCGCCGCGACCGGCCCGGCCTTCGCGTCGCCCGTCACCGACTTCTACCTCACCAACCCGATCGCCCGCGCCTCGCGGATCCTCGCGGAGTGCTCGCGCCTCGCCCGGGAGCGCGCCGCCGAGGCGCGGCCCCTGGCGGCGGCCGAGTAG
- the nuoL gene encoding NADH-quinone oxidoreductase subunit L — MYHAIVFFPLIGFLIAGLFGRYIGARACEYVTTSFLAFTALIAWGVFLDGGPAERVQVASWFAAGDLQVDWAFKVDTLTRVMLVVVTTVSTLVHLYSVGYMEEDPHRPRFFAYLSLFTFAMLMLVTADNLVQMFFGWEGVGLASYLLIGFWYEKPSANAAAMKAFIVNRVGDFGFSLGIFLVFVLTGSVAFDAIFGKVDAIKTLSFHFLGYDWNALTLACLLLFMGAMGKSAQFLLHTWLPDAMEGPTPVSALIHAATMVTAGVFMVARLSPLFEEAPNALIVVTVIGGITSLFAATIGLVQNDIKRVIAYSTCSQLGYMFVALGVGAYAAGVFHLFTHAFFKALLFLGAGSVIHAMHHEQDMRNMGGLRRYIPYTSAMMAIGSLALIGFPYTAGYYSKDAIIEAAYASTRPGHTLAFLCTVVAAFFTSFYSWRLFFMTFEGPARWGAHAAHDHHDAPVVAHAAMAHEADGAPGHTEGVAHDDHGHDVEPAHKSDLVADDHHGHGHHGDHTPHESPLVMTVPLAVLAFGALFAGIIFHNRFIGAGMDAFWGHALAHGPNNHIMHEIHEVPALVSYAPLIMLILGFVVAYWMYIRRPELPGALAAQQPSLYRFLLNKWYFDEIYDRIFVRPAKDFGLFLWKQGDGRIIDGLGPNGIAARVVDVTRGVVRLQTGYLYHYAFVMLIGVAGLISWYLMSGLPKGAH; from the coding sequence ATGTATCACGCGATCGTCTTCTTCCCGCTCATCGGCTTCCTGATCGCCGGCCTGTTCGGCCGGTACATCGGGGCGCGGGCCTGTGAGTACGTCACCACGTCCTTCCTCGCCTTCACGGCGCTGATCGCCTGGGGCGTGTTCCTCGACGGCGGCCCGGCCGAGCGGGTGCAGGTGGCGTCCTGGTTCGCGGCCGGCGACCTGCAGGTCGACTGGGCCTTCAAGGTCGACACCCTGACCCGGGTGATGCTGGTCGTCGTGACCACCGTCTCGACCCTCGTGCACCTCTACTCCGTGGGCTACATGGAGGAGGATCCGCACCGGCCGCGGTTCTTCGCCTACCTGTCGCTGTTCACCTTCGCCATGCTGATGCTGGTGACGGCCGACAACCTCGTGCAGATGTTCTTCGGCTGGGAGGGCGTGGGCCTCGCCTCCTACCTGCTGATCGGCTTCTGGTACGAGAAGCCCTCGGCCAACGCCGCCGCCATGAAGGCGTTCATCGTCAACCGCGTCGGCGATTTCGGCTTCTCGCTCGGCATCTTCCTGGTCTTCGTGCTGACCGGCTCGGTGGCGTTCGACGCGATCTTCGGCAAGGTCGACGCGATCAAGACGCTCAGCTTCCACTTCCTCGGCTACGACTGGAACGCGCTGACGCTCGCCTGCCTGCTGCTGTTCATGGGCGCCATGGGCAAGTCCGCGCAGTTCCTGCTGCACACGTGGCTGCCGGACGCCATGGAGGGCCCGACCCCGGTCTCGGCGCTGATCCACGCCGCCACCATGGTGACCGCCGGCGTGTTCATGGTCGCCCGCCTGTCGCCGCTCTTCGAGGAGGCGCCGAACGCGCTGATCGTCGTGACGGTGATCGGCGGCATCACGTCCCTCTTCGCGGCCACGATCGGCCTCGTGCAGAACGACATCAAGCGGGTCATCGCCTACTCGACCTGCTCGCAGCTCGGCTACATGTTCGTGGCGCTCGGCGTCGGCGCCTACGCGGCCGGCGTGTTCCACCTGTTCACCCACGCGTTCTTCAAGGCGCTGCTGTTCCTCGGGGCCGGCTCGGTCATCCACGCGATGCACCACGAGCAGGACATGCGGAACATGGGCGGCCTGCGCCGCTACATCCCCTACACCAGCGCCATGATGGCGATCGGCTCGCTCGCGCTGATCGGCTTCCCCTACACGGCCGGCTACTACTCGAAGGACGCGATCATCGAGGCCGCCTACGCCTCGACCCGGCCCGGCCACACGCTCGCCTTCCTGTGCACCGTCGTGGCGGCGTTCTTCACCTCGTTCTACTCCTGGCGCCTGTTCTTCATGACCTTCGAGGGTCCGGCCCGCTGGGGGGCGCACGCGGCGCACGACCACCACGACGCCCCCGTGGTCGCCCACGCGGCGATGGCCCACGAGGCCGACGGGGCGCCGGGCCACACCGAGGGCGTCGCCCACGACGATCACGGCCACGACGTCGAGCCGGCCCACAAGAGCGACCTCGTCGCTGACGACCATCACGGGCACGGCCACCACGGCGACCACACGCCCCACGAGAGCCCGCTGGTGATGACGGTCCCGCTGGCGGTGCTCGCCTTCGGCGCGCTGTTCGCCGGGATCATCTTCCACAACCGCTTCATCGGCGCCGGCATGGACGCGTTCTGGGGCCACGCCCTGGCGCACGGGCCGAACAACCACATCATGCACGAGATCCACGAGGTCCCGGCCCTGGTCTCGTACGCGCCGCTGATCATGCTGATCCTCGGCTTCGTCGTGGCCTACTGGATGTACATCCGCCGGCCGGAGCTGCCGGGTGCGCTCGCCGCGCAGCAGCCGTCGCTGTACCGGTTCCTGCTCAACAAGTGGTACTTCGACGAGATCTACGACCGGATCTTCGTCCGCCCGGCCAAGGATTTCGGCCTGTTCCTCTGGAAGCAGGGCGATGGCCGGATCATCGACGGCCTCGGGCCGAACGGGATCGCGGCGCGCGTCGTGGACGTGACCCGCGGGGTTGTGCGCCTCCAGACCGGCTACCTCTACCACTACGCCTTCGTCATGCTTATCGGCGTCGCCGGCCTGATCAGCTGGTACCTGATGTCCGGCCTGCCCAAGGGTGCTCACTGA
- a CDS encoding NADH-quinone oxidoreductase subunit M translates to MLGLGILSGLLIVPLCGAAFILTLNGDEESVARNSRWAALATTVVTFLLSLVAWSRYDTASSSFQLVESHAWLTETIRFKLGVDGFSMPLILLTTFLMPFCIGASWHSIHFRVKEYFVAFLVLETTMIGVFASLDLVLFYLFFEAGLIPMFLIIGIWGGARRVYASFKFFLYTLLGSVLMLLAVMAMYWQAGTTDIPTLLQYRFPVQMQTWLWLAFFASFAVKMPMWPVHTWLPDAHVEAPTAGSVILAGILLKMGGYGFIRISLPMLPVASHDFAPLVFALSVIAIIFTSLTAMMQTDIKKLIAYSSVAHMGFVTLGLFTLNEQGIQGALFLMISHGIVSGALFLCVGVVYDRMHTREISAYGGLVKRMPLYAVAMMVFTMANVGLPGTSGFVGEFLAMLGAFKANPNVAFFSTFGIILSAAYALWLYARVIYGKLEKPNLQGILDLDLREKIILAPLVVLTIYYGVHPAPVLDVFAPSTDALMASIKTALSNTQTAAAALPIPR, encoded by the coding sequence ATGCTCGGCCTCGGCATCCTCTCCGGCCTGCTGATCGTGCCGCTCTGCGGCGCGGCCTTCATCCTGACGCTGAACGGCGACGAGGAATCGGTCGCGCGCAACAGCCGCTGGGCCGCGCTCGCCACCACGGTGGTCACCTTCCTGCTCTCCCTGGTGGCCTGGAGCCGCTACGACACCGCCTCGTCGAGCTTCCAGCTGGTGGAGAGCCACGCGTGGCTCACCGAGACGATCCGGTTCAAGCTCGGCGTCGACGGCTTCTCGATGCCGCTGATCCTGCTGACCACGTTCCTGATGCCGTTCTGCATCGGCGCCTCGTGGCACTCGATCCACTTCCGGGTGAAGGAGTACTTCGTCGCCTTCCTCGTCCTCGAGACGACGATGATCGGCGTGTTCGCCTCCCTCGACCTGGTGCTGTTCTACCTGTTCTTCGAGGCCGGCCTGATCCCGATGTTCCTGATCATCGGCATCTGGGGCGGCGCGCGCCGGGTCTACGCGAGCTTCAAGTTCTTCCTCTACACCCTGCTCGGCTCGGTGCTGATGCTGCTCGCCGTCATGGCGATGTACTGGCAGGCCGGCACCACCGACATCCCGACCCTGCTGCAGTACCGGTTCCCGGTGCAGATGCAGACCTGGCTGTGGCTCGCCTTCTTCGCCTCCTTCGCGGTGAAGATGCCGATGTGGCCGGTCCATACCTGGCTGCCCGACGCCCACGTGGAGGCGCCCACGGCCGGCTCGGTGATCCTGGCGGGCATCCTCCTGAAGATGGGCGGCTACGGGTTCATCCGGATCTCGCTGCCGATGCTGCCGGTGGCGAGCCACGACTTCGCGCCCCTGGTCTTCGCGCTGTCGGTGATCGCGATCATCTTCACGTCGCTCACCGCGATGATGCAGACCGACATCAAGAAGCTGATCGCCTACTCGTCGGTGGCCCATATGGGCTTCGTGACGCTGGGCCTGTTCACCCTGAACGAGCAGGGCATCCAGGGCGCGCTGTTCCTGATGATCTCCCACGGCATCGTGTCGGGAGCGCTCTTCCTCTGCGTCGGCGTCGTCTACGACCGGATGCACACCCGCGAGATCTCGGCCTATGGCGGCCTCGTGAAGCGGATGCCGCTCTACGCCGTGGCCATGATGGTGTTCACGATGGCCAATGTCGGCCTGCCGGGCACCTCGGGCTTCGTCGGCGAGTTCCTGGCGATGCTCGGCGCCTTCAAGGCGAACCCGAACGTCGCGTTCTTCTCGACCTTCGGCATCATCCTGTCGGCGGCCTACGCCCTGTGGCTCTACGCCCGGGTGATCTACGGGAAGCTGGAGAAGCCGAACCTCCAGGGGATCCTCGACCTCGATCTGCGCGAGAAGATCATCCTGGCGCCGCTGGTCGTCCTGACGATCTACTACGGCGTGCACCCGGCCCCCGTGCTCGACGTGTTCGCCCCCTCGACCGACGCGCTGATGGCGAGCATCAAGACCGCGCTCTCGAACACCCAGACGGCCGCCGCGGCGCTGCCGATCCCGCGCTGA
- the nuoK gene encoding NADH-quinone oxidoreductase subunit NuoK, which yields MIGLSHYLTVAAILFTLGVLGIFINRKNIIVILMSIELILLSVNINLVAFSTQLNDITGQVFALFVLTVAAAESAIGLAILVVFFRNRGSIAVEDVSMMKG from the coding sequence ATGATCGGCCTGAGCCACTACCTCACCGTCGCGGCGATCCTGTTCACGCTCGGCGTGCTCGGCATCTTCATCAACCGCAAGAACATCATCGTCATCCTGATGTCGATCGAGCTGATCCTGCTCTCGGTCAACATCAACCTCGTCGCCTTCTCGACGCAGCTGAACGACATCACCGGACAGGTCTTCGCCCTGTTCGTGCTGACCGTCGCGGCCGCCGAATCGGCGATCGGCCTCGCCATCCTGGTGGTGTTCTTCCGCAACCGCGGCTCGATCGCGGTGGAAGACGTCAGCATGATGAAGGGCTAG
- a CDS encoding biotin--[acetyl-CoA-carboxylase] ligase — translation MSYRLGPSARAEGHRLHVHDTLGSTNTEAMARARAGETGPLWVVTHRQEAGRGRRGNSWASHPGNLAASVLWPVAGVAPDHLAELGFVAGLALIEALEAACGTLPDTGSGAGARSLRLKWPNDVLLGGAKLAGLLLEAETLPGGRRAAVIGFGVNVAAAPEGLGAASLAAAGYARGAEALLEHLSDRMAARARAWDRGRNFADLRAAWLARAAGLGSEIAVHSGGHTLRGVFETIDEGGRLVILAPDGNRHTVTAGEVHFGSAATAA, via the coding sequence TTGAGCTACCGACTCGGGCCCTCGGCGCGCGCCGAGGGCCACCGCCTGCACGTCCACGACACCCTCGGCTCCACCAACACGGAGGCCATGGCGCGCGCGCGCGCGGGCGAGACCGGCCCGCTCTGGGTCGTGACTCACCGCCAGGAGGCGGGTCGCGGCCGCCGCGGCAACAGCTGGGCCTCGCACCCCGGGAACCTCGCGGCGAGCGTGCTCTGGCCGGTCGCCGGGGTCGCGCCCGACCACCTCGCCGAGTTGGGCTTCGTGGCCGGCCTCGCCCTGATCGAGGCGCTGGAGGCGGCCTGCGGCACCCTGCCGGATACCGGATCCGGCGCCGGGGCCCGATCTCTCCGTCTCAAATGGCCGAACGACGTGCTGCTCGGCGGGGCGAAGCTCGCCGGCCTGCTCCTGGAGGCGGAGACGCTGCCGGGCGGCCGGCGCGCCGCCGTCATCGGCTTCGGCGTGAACGTCGCGGCCGCCCCGGAGGGCCTCGGGGCCGCGAGCTTGGCTGCTGCGGGTTACGCGCGCGGCGCCGAGGCGCTACTGGAACACCTCTCGGACCGGATGGCCGCGCGGGCGCGCGCCTGGGACCGGGGACGGAATTTCGCTGACCTGCGCGCGGCCTGGCTCGCGCGGGCCGCGGGTCTCGGATCGGAGATCGCGGTGCACAGCGGCGGGCACACCCTGCGGGGCGTGTTCGAGACGATCGACGAGGGGGGGCGGCTCGTGATCCTCGCCCCCGACGGGAACCGGCATACCGTGACGGCGGGCGAGGTGCATTTCGGATCGGCCGCGACGGCGGCCTGA